CTGAGAGAGCCAGACCAGGGggacatgcctacaatcccagcattcagaagcagaaaaagagTACATTTGGAACGCGATTGGGCTACATAAGAGtactagggcagccagggctcatgacactgtctccaaaaaccaaacaaccaaccaaccaaataaatgaGGGAGGGCTgaaaatatagctcagtggtaaaacacttgcctagcacaagTGAAGCCTtaatttcaattcccagcaccacaaaagggTACTAGGGACCAGTAGTGGAACGGAAGAACATGTCCCAGAGATTACCATGTAATAAAGGGTAAGTTCTACACTGAAGGAAGGACCAACCTGTGACCCCAGGAGCTGTCCACCTTTCTGGGCCCATGCCCTTACCATCTGCCTTCCTCGTGCAACAGCAGCATGAACATTCTTAAGGGAGCCGTCATTCTCCTCAAACACTTCAGCTGACCAAATGGCACAATTGACATGTGTCCACTCATTTTGCCCAATGTACAGAAGCCGCCCAGCCTCCTGTAGGAAGAAGAGGAGTGGCATTAAGGGAGATGGGGGGTTCCGAGGACCAGGCCCCAAAATCTAGAGCTTTGTATAGTAACCTTTACCTTGGAGTCAGCATCCCCATACTTGAGACAGAGTGCACACTGACGGGGGTCATCCAGGTGTGAGAAAGCAGCTGGGTCCTTGCTCTGGAAAGCTGTGAAGGATGCAGGAAAGTAAACCTAGAAGTCAGGATCTAGAGTGTGTCCCAACAATCAGGTACCGGTCTCTACTTCCTAGTACCTGCTGAAGGATCCCCTGGAGGTTGCCCAGATTCTggggtctctgattcttgctGTCTCCACTGGGCATAGACATGGTCCAAAGAAGGGGGCAACACGGCATTGGGGAGGACTCCGCTGTGAAGGCAGGGTTAGTATCTGATGTGTTCAACAAAGGTAATTCAACTGGAGCCCACCCACGATATAAGCTTTAGCACACCATgactcctttcttccattctcacttggactttttttctcccaaataaGCTACACTCCTCTGTGCTAGCTAGATGTCCTGTTCCTAAGCTCCTGGAATACTCTGCTTCTCAGCTTATGTGTCACCCTTGCAGGACTCCTTCTGATCCCTATCCCTAGACTCTAGTTAGTGGCTTATTTGTCTAGGCTCAAACAGCCTCTTGGGCTCTGACCACTAGGCCATCAGTGCCTGCCTACCATCCAAAACATGAGCTTCcccaaatgctttaaaaaagtagaaacagggctggagcgatggctcagaggttaagagcattgcctgctcttccaaaggtcctgagttcaattcccagcaaccacatggtggctcacaaccatctataatggggtctggtgccctcttctggcctgtaggcatacacacagacagaatattgtatatataataaataaataaataaatattaaaaaaaaaagtagaaacagAGACTGGAGAAAAGATTCAGTGGttagcagcactggctgctcttccagaggacccaggttcaattaccaggacccaaatggcagcctataactgtaactctagttccaggggatcagacaccctcatACGAACAGACATgccacacagcaggcaatgcacataaaataattgggaaaaaaaaaaaagcagaagcaaaGACAGTGCTAATTACATGCATAAACCTTTGCTAGTCTAAAGCAATGAGGAAAGCTTACCCTGGTTCCACCACCCTCCTCTCCAGCCTTGACCCGAACCCTGCTCCTTATCCTAAGCCTTATCCCTGGAATCCCAAGTGCCTTTGCTTTTGGCCTCACTCCTTGATCCCCCACCAGCTACTCAGTCTTGCTCACTTTGGCAGCCGGGTACTCCGTCGCCAGTACTTAGGGTCATGGGCGTCGAACCAGCAGAACGCAGACTCTAGCAGCTGGAAAATGGGTTAACAGGATGAGAACAGATGCGGCAGGGTCTGAAGGGACATTCTTTGTCCTCTACCGCCACTCCAATTACCCTCTAGCACAACCCCAGCATTCACCTTCAGTAGGAGTCCTTTCATCTGGTTCCCAGCGCGGCGCTCTGGGGTCTCTCCTTCTTCTGAGTGCCTCATCAAGATGGCTACCATGTCTTCCATGAAGCTGTGCTGTAAGGGAGTTTCTTAGTGTCTGGGCCCTGACCCCAAACTCCAGCCCCAGACCGTCTCTGCCCTCTTCTCACAGCAGCCAGCTGCtcctccccatgccccactcacCACAGACTTATAGTGGCCTTCCTCAAAGCGCTGTCCCACAGCTTGCAAATCGCAGGGTCCTGGGTGGAGCTGCTTCCCATCCTGCCCACACTGCAAATCCAGAAAGTCAGAAGGGCTGATCCTGAGCCCGACCCCACCCGACTGCCTCTGGGGTCCTCCAGACCTGGGTGCACAGCAGCAATGGGCCTGCCATCTTCGAGCTCAACAGGCCCTGGAGCACCTGGCGCAGGCCTCCTTGCAGGGCCCCACTCAGGGCCTCTCTCCAACGGGGCTCTGTTGCCCCAGCACATGGCCCACATGTGTACAGCACCGAGTCTGGCAGCCCAGAAAGGATCTCATAGTCTTCATCTAAAATAGCCAATGACAAAGGAGACAACGGATTGGAAAGATTTAAGGGCTCTTGGGAGGCCCCTGGACCCAAGGACAGTTAGTGTACCTGTCATCCTACAGGCCTGGGGTGGGAATAGGGTCCCCCAAGGGCGGAACCTGTGCTCCTTAAGCACTCTTCTTCTCACCTGAAAGTCCCTCACATTTGGCATGCACCCAGTGGTCACACTGTGCGCACTGCATCATCTTGCTCTCATAGTCATTGTCTTCATAGCAGCGTGTGCAAATTGGGCAGTAGTTTCCTGGGGGAGGAAGTGAGAGGTCAAAGTCAAGAGCAGGCAGGAGCAGGCCCGAGTCAGGTGCAGAGGCTGTGCACATCTCTGACAACTACACAAGCTGCTTCCATTATACCCTTCAGTCTAAAAGCTGTCTGTGGACAGCGTGTGTTCTCTGTAGTCAATacctttcaaaaagaaaagaaaacttttgctAAATGATCTGGGTGAACAAATGAAGAAAGCACTGGTCTTCAAGCTGCGCAGTGGAAACTTGGGTTCTTCCAGGAGAGATCTCAGTGACTAGGTGGATTCCCAAGCCCTGTACTTGCGCTTCTCAGAGTGGCTCTGCTCTGTGCTCATTATTCTGTATACTGGAGGACTTCCACAGCTAAAAGCCGGAAAGCTACTAGAATTTTTTCCTTTCGTTGCTGGAGGCCCACTGAGTAGGACCCTAGTCCAGAGCCTGGCCCATTCCACCATACCACGTCCCCGTTCTCCTGCCAGGTCCCACCTTTCTCATAGAGCTCGGTGCACCTGGGACAGAGGCTGTAATCTCCAGACCACTCGACGTCCCAGTTCTTGCCTGGAGTTGCCCCACAGCTCTTACAGCGCACACAGGCTGAACAGATCTGGGGAGAAGGGTGATGTTAGAAGACAGCTGGACAGCAGGCTGCAGCAGACTGACAGGTGAGatgagaggagaggtgggaggaaaCAAATGAAGGACCAGTACAGGAAATTATGctaagaggagaaagggaggggcagAAGTGGATCTCAGGGTCCTTCCTGTGAGGCTAGGAATACTGAACTCATGAGCTTCTAAAAGTCAATTCTGCCTGGGTATATACTCTACCCAGAGAAATGTTGCCTGTCATCTTTTGAGAGCTTTGGCTAGGTTGTACCTGAAGGTGGAACAAATAGAATGCCAGAGCAAGGGACATGGGCTCATCTCTCACCCAGTGGCGCCGTTTACGTGTGGCCCGGGTTGGGTAGCTAGGTCCTAGGCAGGCTGGGTGGTAAGCATGGCGACAACGTTCACATTCCAGGAGGTGCTAGGACAGCGGAAGAAAAAGCAGGGTAAAATATACTGTATAATGATACCCCTCCCCGTAGGCCTCCATCTGCCCTAGGCTGCTAGTGCCCCACCTTGGACCCACGGCCTTTGCGCCCACAGACATGGCAGAACTTGCAGCGCCGACAGCACCAGGTATCTCGATGCTGGGGCAAGGGCCGTTCGGCCTCCTCCAGACAGAAGGGGTGGAAAGGATCACAGCAGACTTGGCAAAAGACCAACTAGGAGGGATAAGGAAATGATGAACAGAATGAGGCTGGACAGCCAGGGGATGAGCCCTGGGTGAATGGAGACTTGGAGGCCAagattatcttaaaaaaaaaaaaaaaaaaaaaaaaaaggcaaagcacCAACCTCATGCAGGCCTTTGCTAGCACACAGAAGGCACACCATCGGTGGTCCCCCTGGCACAGAAGTAAGCACACTGAGACCGCCCATAAGCCACACGTTCTCTAGGTCACAATCCTCCTGGGTAATAGAAGAGGACACAGGATTGGAAAGCAGCTAGGAACACGAGTCAGATCCATGCTGAAAGCTCTGTTTACTCTTGATACAATCAGGAAGTTTCTCCAACCACAGGCTCTACAACTGGCCCTCAACCCTGTACCTTAAAATCTACTCGGACCCGGTGCACACCATCAGGGGACTTCTGCTTTCCAGTCCAGCCATTGGGGAAAGAGGCAAAGGAGCCAGGGGCTAAAGAATCCTGAGGAGGAACATGGCGTTGTCAAAGGATGCCAATCCCACCCCTCTGTAGACTCCTCTCCTCACTGGCCTCCCCCAACCTGCCAGACCCTGCCTTTTGACCAGATCCCACTTGGCTTTCCAGAAAGGCAAGACCTGCCTCATCCCTCAGGACCTGTCCTCTGGTGAGGACACACCACGACACTCAGGTGTGCCCATCACCCTGACTTGCCAGGTAGCTCCTGGAGAGCAGGAGCCATGCCTCACACAGGGCTTGGGGTTCTCGGAGCGGGCCTTGCTGACCTTGTCCAGGCGCCTTCGGGCCTTGAGCTGCAACACAGGCTGCAGGGTGGGTTTGCGGGGCCGGCTCTGCTCCTCAGGTTCTAGCACTGGCAGCTCTAGGCAGGACACAGGACAGCTGACCCTTCCCATGCTGGGCCCTCCACCCCTCTGCACCTACATCCAGggcttcctccaaccaggccctTAGTGAGCACCTCACACCAACTGTGTATGTGCGTCCCTAGAACTACTTCATCTTTATCCCCAGCTACCCTTGTGGACAGACTGAGGAGCCCTGTCCCTTCTAAACAAAAGGCAGAAGGCCCTGGATTTCACCCCCAGAATGgccaaaaggaaaagagacataGGACAAACTAACTGAGAACGCACCATGTTCTCTGGGGGTTCGACGTCTTGGAGCAGGGGGACCCCCGGGATCTGAGTCATCTGAGTCCTCGAAGACATCATAGGAGGGTCGCTGTTTGACGCAGCGTCGAGCTGACTTGCGCTGCAGTAGGAGGGAGTCCTGCTCCTCGGGCCCGGGAGTGGCCCCCACCTCCTCCCGGGGCCCCCCAGCTCCCGCCCCCCGGCGTGGGCCTGGAGGACCAGGGGAGGCCTCGGGAGATTCATCGGAATCCCAGGGCAACAGCGTCTTCACTATCGTCCGGCCTGTGGGAACAGGGGACTTGGTAGGATTTTAACTCAGCAAGGGACCTGGGCACCAGGACAAAGGAAATCCGGAAAGTGTGGCACAAAAGGAATGCAGGAGAGATGCAAGCTTTGGTAGAGAAGGACACGTGACAAATGCAAAGTCAAGGCggagaacaaagaaaatgtggcctCTGCCACACTACTAAGGTTTTACGAATAAATGCTCTTCAATCTTTATTACCTTTTTTTGCTAGCCGCTCCATCTTCCGAGCCTCTATCTTGTCACACTTCCGGTATCTGGGGAGGGGAGCAGCACGTCACCAGGGTAGGGGACTGGTGGTCtggggggaagagaggaagcTCTCCACAAGGATGCCAATCCCACTGCTTTGACTGGGCAGAAgaaaggctggggcaggaggctcAAGTGACTTAACCCCAGATGGACCAGAAGGCCACACTCCAGCTACTTACACACAGCACTGCTTCTTAGTGTTGGGGCCCCCAAACTTAGGTTTATCCAAGCAGTTGACACAAGAGCCACAATCTTGCACACGCAAGCAACCCCGGCAATGTCCGCAACGAGCCATTCTCATCTTCTTGCCATGGTGAGATGGCAGTGATCGCCGTGGCGTATGGGTCAGGGCCCCTGCAGACCCTGTAGGCTCCAAGTCTCCCACAGGCCCTGTGGATTCCACCTTTTCCCGTTGGGATCGGGATGGGACACTCTCAGTCTCTGATGCTGATGACGTATCTATTGTAATAGATGGAGGGGAGACAGAGCCACAAAACACTAGGTATCCTACCTCGTTTCTGTTTTCCCTATGCTTTCCCACACTAACAGGCTCCAGGTACCCTGGAGCTAACTGGGTTTGTCCACTCGCTTCCTAAGCCCCAACAAAGCTCTCTACTCGGCTCCCTGGGGCTCTTGCTCATGCACAAACCTTGTTGTCTAGCCTCCCCCTACACAAGTCCCCTACCCTCAGCTGCGAGGTCCTGCCGATCCCGGAGAGGGAGGGCACTGAGGCGGGGTACATCTTCAGGCACCATGGCCCGAGCCTGACCCAAGGCCACAGCAGCATGACGGCAGACATGTTTGATTCTGGGGCCTTGCACAGGTGACTCAGGGccctgggagaggaaaaaccaggAACAGGTGTGGGAAATTGTTCCCTATGATCCTGTAGCCAGCCTTCTTCAGAAGACCCTCCTCTCACTGCATACCGAGGCTCGATCTCTCTTAGCGTCCATGGATTCATCTTCAGACTTGACACAGCCTCTGTCTGGGGTCTGTTTGACAGTCCCCACAGCCTCCTCCATTTGCACTACAGGACTTGGCTGCTAGGGGAAACAACAGGGTTAGGGGCTGCAAAGTGAGGACCAGTGAAAACAGGGGAGTaggagagggaagggatgggGCCAGGGAACAAACAGGTGGAAATGAAGCGGAAACTGGTCAAGTGTTCCTGCTACACACTGGCTAGGGAGACAGCTGCATGAAGGCAGGGGCCTGCTCAAAGCACTGCACTCACCGACATTGAAGCTGCCActttctgctgttgctgctgaTCAATCTTGAATAGCTGCACTTTAGCTCTCTTAAGGAGGCTAAACATTTTTTCCTCCACCCCAGACAGTGGCAGCGGACCTAGACTTGCACCAGGGGCCTTTTCCAGTGGTGGTGTCTGCTGCGGTGATGGAGGTGGCTGCAGCTGTACCTGTGGCTGTACTTGCGGTTGCTGTGGTGGTAGTGCCTGGGGTAGGAGCTGTGTCTGCAAGGCCTGTGGAGGCTGCTGGAGCTGAGTCTGAAGCTGCTGCCCATTGCTCAGAGCTGGAGCCCCATTGTGGGGCACCTCAACCTTAACAGGAGTGGTGACCACAGGGACAAATCGAGGCAAGCTGAGGTGGTTGGTCCGCCCCACTGCCCGAGGCTCAGGCTCAGCTGGAGAGTCATCAGCAGGAGGCAGCTCTGGCTCAGGGGCTTCAAGAGCCCCAGGAGGAGGAGTAAGCACCGATTCATAGATCTTCAGGTGGGCTTCACTTGGGGTAAACTGGGGGGCTCGAAGGAGTAGGGGCCTCCGGGAGGGAGTGGCAGGGGTGGGTGGTGGAGATGGTGCGGGTGGTGATGAGGCTGGTGGAGGAGCAGGGGGAGGCGGCGGCAGCTCCCGGGTTAATGAAGTCCAGCGAAACGTGGGCTCTCTTAGGATAGACCGTCTCTTCTCAGGGAGTGGGACTGGAGTAGATGGGGGAGTTGGGACACGAGGTGGAGAGGGGACTGGTACTGGCTCCTGGGGAGCAAGTGGGGAGGTCGCAACAGGAGGTCGAGCAACAGAAACCTCCACCTTTGGAGGCTTGGGAGGGTCTTCGTCCATAAATCGCCGAGGTGTCTTGATAACACGGGAGGAACGGGCACTCACCACAGGCATAATAAACTGCCGTATATTCTTCAAGAAGGTGGTACTTTTGGGGGCCACAGTAGGACTGTCTTCCGGAGGGCTTCCTGTGGtggtgctgggatttggagtggGAGAAAAGATGCCCTCTGGTACTGACCGAGCAGCTTCTCGCTCTGCCCGTTGGCTAGGAGTCAGGGGAGGCCGGCCCCTCTTCCTAGAGCATGTAGCTGGCACCACAAGAGGAGGAGActcttcttgtttctctgaggctgggtgtggggaaggggatggtgggggaggaggagaaactgGGGGTGGTAGAGGGGATGCTGGAGGTGGAGATACtgatgggggtgggagaggaggtggtggtgaagggaCTGGAGGAGTCAAGGGCGGTGATGGCAgctttgcctcttccttctccttgacTAGCATCACTTCTTCCTCAGTCACAGCTGTCTCAGTCTCTTCTTTGATCTCAGtgttgtcttccttttcttccttctcctctccctcctcctccagttTCTGCTCTGGTTTCTTCCAACAAGGGTCCCCTTCCTGttcatcttcatttcttctttggggGGCATCCTGCCAGCTTTCTCCATGTTTACTACGACCCTGACCTGATTCTAGTCCCTGGGACAACTGTCCCATCTTCACTTTTTTAGCCTTTGAAACAAACTTGATCATAAGGGGAAGTCCGCCTcggcctctgcccctgcctccacggCCTCCTCTCCCAGGCTGTCCTCCACGTTTGGGGGTTCCAGGTCCTGGACCAGGTCCCTCCTTGCACTTCCAGCTGCCAGTTCTGTTCTTTACTGGAACCACAGGAGGTGGAGGCTCAGGTTTAGGGATTGTCACAGCCGCCTCTGCTATCACTACTGCTTGCTGCTTTTTCCGACAGGGGCCTGCTGGCCGTCCTGGGGGTCGACCCCGAGACCGACGGGGAGTAGAGGGCTCACATGCCCGGCTCCGGGGGGCTTGGGGTGCCTGGGCCC
This genomic window from Chionomys nivalis chromosome 2, mChiNiv1.1, whole genome shotgun sequence contains:
- the Kmt2b gene encoding histone-lysine N-methyltransferase 2B isoform X2, encoding MAAAAGGGSCPGPGSARGRFPGRPRGSGGGGGRGGRGSGAERVRVTLRRGGGAAGPGGAEPGEDTALLRLLGLRRGLRRLRRLWAGPRVQRGRGRGRGRSWGPNRGCMPEEESSDGESEEEEFQGFHSDEDVAPSSLRSALRSQRGRAPRGRGRKHKTTPLPPPRLADVAPGPPKTSSRKRGEEGTERMVQALTELLRRAQAPQAPRSRACEPSTPRRSRGRPPGRPAGPCRKKQQAVVIAEAAVTIPKPEPPPPVVPVKNRTGSWKCKEGPGPGPGTPKRGGQPGRGGRGGRGRGRGGLPLMIKFVSKAKKVKMGQLSQGLESGQGRSKHGESWQDAPQRRNEDEQEGDPCWKKPEQKLEEEGEEKEEKEDNTEIKEETETAVTEEEVMLVKEKEEAKLPSPPLTPPVPSPPPPLPPPSVSPPPASPLPPPVSPPPPPSPSPHPASEKQEESPPLVVPATCSRKRGRPPLTPSQRAEREAARSVPEGIFSPTPNPSTTTGSPPEDSPTVAPKSTTFLKNIRQFIMPVVSARSSRVIKTPRRFMDEDPPKPPKVEVSVARPPVATSPLAPQEPVPVPSPPRVPTPPSTPVPLPEKRRSILREPTFRWTSLTRELPPPPPAPPPASSPPAPSPPPTPATPSRRPLLLRAPQFTPSEAHLKIYESVLTPPPGALEAPEPELPPADDSPAEPEPRAVGRTNHLSLPRFVPVVTTPVKVEVPHNGAPALSNGQQLQTQLQQPPQALQTQLLPQALPPQQPQVQPQVQLQPPPSPQQTPPLEKAPGASLGPLPLSGVEEKMFSLLKRAKVQLFKIDQQQQQKVAASMSPSPVVQMEEAVGTVKQTPDRGCVKSEDESMDAKRDRASGPESPVQGPRIKHVCRHAAVALGQARAMVPEDVPRLSALPLRDRQDLAAEDTSSASETESVPSRSQREKVESTGPVGDLEPTGSAGALTHTPRRSLPSHHGKKMRMARCGHCRGCLRVQDCGSCVNCLDKPKFGGPNTKKQCCVYRKCDKIEARKMERLAKKGRTIVKTLLPWDSDESPEASPGPPGPRRGAGAGGPREEVGATPGPEEQDSLLLQRKSARRCVKQRPSYDVFEDSDDSDPGGPPAPRRRTPREHELPVLEPEEQSRPRKPTLQPVLQLKARRRLDKDSLAPGSFASFPNGWTGKQKSPDGVHRVRVDFKEDCDLENVWLMGGLSVLTSVPGGPPMVCLLCASKGLHELVFCQVCCDPFHPFCLEEAERPLPQHRDTWCCRRCKFCHVCGRKGRGSKHLLECERCRHAYHPACLGPSYPTRATRKRRHWICSACVRCKSCGATPGKNWDVEWSGDYSLCPRCTELYEKGNYCPICTRCYEDNDYESKMMQCAQCDHWVHAKCEGLSDEDYEILSGLPDSVLYTCGPCAGATEPRWREALSGALQGGLRQVLQGLLSSKMAGPLLLCTQCGQDGKQLHPGPCDLQAVGQRFEEGHYKSVHSFMEDMVAILMRHSEEGETPERRAGNQMKGLLLKLLESAFCWFDAHDPKYWRRSTRLPNGVLPNAVLPPSLDHVYAQWRQQESETPESGQPPGDPSAAFQSKDPAAFSHLDDPRQCALCLKYGDADSKEAGRLLYIGQNEWTHVNCAIWSAEVFEENDGSLKNVHAAVARGRQMRCELCLKPGATVGCCLSSCLSNFHFMCARASYCIFQDDKKVFCQKHTDLLDGKEIVTPDGFDVLRRVYVDFEGINFKRKFLTGLEPDVINILIGSIRINSLGTLSDLSDCEGRLFPIGYQCSRLYWSTVDARRRCWYRCRILEYRPWGPREEPVHLEAAEENQTIVHSPTPSSEPPNHDDLPDADSLIPGDPVHHSPIQNLDPPLRTDSSSGPPPTPRSFSGARIKVPNYSPSRRPLGGVSFGPLPSPGSPSSLTHHIPTVGDSDFPAPPRRSRRPSPLATRPPPSRRTSSPLRTSPQLRVPLSTSVTALTPTSGELAPPDLASSPLPPPEDLGPDFEDMEVVSELSAADLDFAASLLGTEPFQEEIVAAGAVGSSQAGPGDSSEEEASPTTHYVHFPVTVVSSPALAPSSLTGAPRIEQLDGVDDGTDSEAEAVQQPRGQGTSPSGPGVGRGGVLGAAGDRARPPEDLPSEIVDFVLKNLGGPGEGAAGPREESLPSAPPLANGSQPPQGLPASPADPTRTFAWLPGAPGVRVLSLGPAPEPPKPATSKIILVNKLGQVFVKMAGEGDPAAPPVKQPPLPPIIPPTAPTSWTLPPGPLLSVLPVVGVGVVRPAPPPPPPPLTLVFSSGPPSPPRQAIRVKRVSTFSGRSPPVPPPNKSPRLDEDGESLEDTHQVPGISGGGSSRVRMKTPTVRGVLDLNNPGEPPEEENPGPLQDRCPLLPLPEGPARATDGPSDLLFESQWHHYSAGEASSSEEEPPSPEDKENQVPKRAGPHLRFEISSDDGFSVEAESLEGAWRTLIEKVQEARGHARLRHLSFSGMSGARLLGIHHDAVIFLAEQLPGAQRCQHYKFRYHQQGEGQEEPPLNPHGAARAEVYLRKCTFDMFNFLASQHRVLPEGATCDEEEDEVQLRSTRRATSLELPMAMRFRHLKKTSKEAVGVYRSAIHGRGLFCKRNIDAGEMVIEYSGIVIRSVLTDKREKFYDGKGIGCYMFRMDDFDVVDATMHGNAARFINHSCEPNCFSRVIHVEGQKHIVIFALRRILRGEELTYDYKFPIEDASNKLPCNCGAKRCRRFLN
- the Kmt2b gene encoding histone-lysine N-methyltransferase 2B isoform X4, with the protein product MAAAAGGGSCPGPGSARGRFPGRPRGSGGGGGRGGRGSGAERVRVTLRRGGGAAGPGGAEPGEDTALLRLLGLRRGLRRLRRLWAGPRVQRGRGRGRGRSWGPNRGCMPEEESSDGESEEEEFQGFHSDEDVAPSSLRSALRSQRGRAPRGRGRKHKTTPLPPPRLADVAPGPPKTSSRKRGEEGTERMVQALTELLRRAQAPQAPRSRACEPSTPRRSRGRPPGRPAGPCRKKQQAVVIAEAAVTIPKPEPPPPVVPVKNRTGSWKCKEGPGPGPGTPKRGGQPGRGGRGGRGRGRGGLPLMIKFVSKAKKVKMGQLSQGLESGQGRSKHGESWQDAPQRRNEDEQEGDPCWKKPEQKLEEEGEEKEEKEDNTEIKEETETAVTEEEVMLVKEKEEAKLPSPPLTPPVPSPPPPLPPPSVSPPPASPLPPPVSPPPPPSPSPHPASEKQEESPPLVVPATCSRKRGRPPLTPSQRAEREAARSVPEGIFSPTPNPSTTTGSPPEDSPTVAPKSTTFLKNIRQFIMPVVSARSSRVIKTPRRFMDEDPPKPPKVEVSVARPPVATSPLAPQEPVPVPSPPRVPTPPSTPVPLPEKRRSILREPTFRWTSLTRELPPPPPAPPPASSPPAPSPPPTPATPSRRPLLLRAPQFTPSEAHLKIYESVLTPPPGALEAPEPELPPADDSPAEPEPRAVGRTNHLSLPRFVPVVTTPVKVEVPHNGAPALSNGQQLQTQLQQPPQALQTQLLPQALPPQQPQVQPQVQLQPPPSPQQTPPLEKAPGASLGPLPLSGVEEKMFSLLKRAKVQLFKIDQQQQQKVAASMSPSPVVQMEEAVGTVKQTPDRGCVKSEDESMDAKRDRASGPESPVQGPRIKHVCRHAAVALGQARAMVPEDVPRLSALPLRDRQDLAAEDTSSASETESVPSRSQREKVESTGPVGDLEPTGSAGALTHTPRRSLPSHHGKKMRMARCGHCRGCLRVQDCGSCVNCLDKPKFGGPNTKKQCCVYRKCDKIEARKMERLAKKGRTIVKTLLPWDSDESPEASPGPPGPRRGAGAGGPREEVGATPGPEEQDSLLLQRKSARRCVKQRPSYDVFEDSDDSDPGGPPAPRRRTPREHELPVLEPEEQSRPRKPTLQPVLQLKARRRLDKDSLAPGSFASFPNGWTGKQKSPDGVHRVRVDFKEDCDLENVWLMGGLSVLTSVPGGPPMVCLLCASKGLHELVFCQVCCDPFHPFCLEEAERPLPQHRDTWCCRRCKFCHVCGRKGRGSKHLLECERCRHAYHPACLGPSYPTRATRKRRHWICSACVRCKSCGATPGKNWDVEWSGDYSLCPRCTELYEKGNYCPICTRCYEDNDYESKMMQCAQCDHWVHAKCEGLSDEDYEILSGLPDSVLYTCGPCAGATEPRWREALSGALQGGLRQVLQGLLSSKMAGPLLLCTQCGQDGKQLHPGPCDLQAVGQRFEEGHYKSVHSFMEDMVAILMRHSEEGETPERRAGNQMKGLLLKLLESAFCWFDAHDPKYWRRSTRLPNGVLPNAVLPPSLDHVYAQWRQQESETPESGQPPGDPSAAFQSKDPAAFSHLDDPRQCALCLKYGDADSKEAGRLLYIGQNEWTHVNCAIWSAEVFEENDGSLKNVHAAVARGRQMRCELCLKPGATVGCCLSSCLSNFHFMCARASYCIFQDDKKVFCQKHTDLLDGKEIVTPDGFDVLRRVYVDFEGINFKRKFLTGLEPDVINILIGSIRINSLGTLSDLSDCEGRLFPIGYQCSRLYWSTVDARRRCWYRCRILEYRPWGPREEPVHLEAAEENQTIVHSPTPSSEPPNHDDLPDADSLIPGDPVHHSPIQNLDPPLRTDSSSGPPPTPRSFSGARIKVPNYSPSRRPLGGVSFGPLPSPGSPSSLTHHIPTVGDSDFPAPPRRSRRPSPLATRPPPSRRTSSPLRTSPQLRVPLSTSVTALTPTSGELAPPDLASSPLPPPEDLGPDFEDMEVVSELSAADLDFAASLLGTEPFQEEIVAAGAVGSSQAGPGDSSEEEASPTTHYVHFPVTVVSSPALAPSSLTGAPRIEQLDGVDDGTDSEAEAVQQPRGQGTSPSGPGVGRGGVLGAAGDRARPPEDLPSEIVDFVLKNLGGPGEGAAGPREESLPSAPPLANGSQPPQGLPASPADPTRTFAWLPGAPGVRVLSLGPAPEPPKPATSKIILVNKLGQVFVKMAGEGDPAAPPVKQPPLPPIIPPTAPTSWTLPPGPLLSVLPVVGVGVVRPAPPPPPPPLTLVFSSGPPSPPRQAIRVKRVSTFSGRSPPVPPPNKSPRLDEDGESLEDTHQVPGISGGGSSRVRMKTPTVRGVLDLNNPGEPPEEENPGPLQDRCPLLPLPEGPARATDGPSDLLFESQWHHYSGEASSSEEEPPSPEDKENQVPKRAGPHLRFEISSDDGFSVEAESLEGAWRTLIEKVQEARGHARLRHLSFSGMSGARLLGIHHDAVIFLAEQLPGAQRCQHYKFRYHQQGEGQEEPPLNPHGAARAEVYLRKCTFDMFNFLASQHRVLPEGATCDEEEDEVQLRSTRRATSLELPMAMRFRHLKKTSKEAVGVYRSAIHGRGLFCKRNIDAGEMVIEYSGIVIRSVLTDKREKFYDGKGIGCYMFRMDDFDVVDATMHGNAARFINHSCEPNCFSRVIHVEGQKHIVIFALRRILRGEELTYDYKFPIEDASNKLPCNCGAKRCRRFLN